The proteins below are encoded in one region of Belonocnema kinseyi isolate 2016_QV_RU_SX_M_011 chromosome 5, B_treatae_v1, whole genome shotgun sequence:
- the LOC117172767 gene encoding zinc finger protein 84-like isoform X2 has translation MKMSGSNPPDFQRCRLCALPISSNSLISFVNTIYEPMIVKLKSFGLRIKKDDGLPECICHGCTGILTTFIETMELFLEADKKLKKILETSKLPINENHIFGTKTSIESKDNQQTKRSKRKSGEDIKYFESKKTKKRDHLNLLRKVQTPMVNNSKNMGGKETEDKSEQVVNLKNDLTHDNEPKENKSNSELEIIQKQEKKQNMETNKCVNNVSDFEFVNVIGKHDHDYSMDLNSTYKTDAKEDSYNKAEIDISQENDSETQIKKNSPKHIKVLTLDKVRLKKGKKVHPSTTTSSLPPVYTKPSDDKEIDVFTCLECNQLFWNREKTLEHIYKEHARGALTYKARYMVKRIKNSKAYNSRKQIVCMLCYFLVPDSDPNAYLEHLTGHYMRLYKCFHCEQNFSSREAFEKHKNAYKNHIMMCKICDQTMPLEVFAAHQRSHSWFARTQAVNEKKLLKGKERSKSCSQISDDKSGKGVKHIDRQNTIQSEKSVETDLEEIICEGAVNINERRSEDNETFSKSGEQPLEAADEDKTDDEVEEMPEEKLKFNIQKKELCFYKCANCLRIFKDRGAILKHIQRVHPQTWGNKKSLLAAKKLQSAKEEADANEIYMCRICPIDFDSESKFFQHLEVNHHCKFCAKTFFYKEEMKIHLRAHEKPYRCTICDASFYVEKNYLDHKLTHTYNCELCNASYRSIESLTNHKKVSHTKISCPICSLSLDSPELLSKHEGTHRKKNSPCLCELCGKSYTNASRFNYHMQTHGADTEFNCKFCPMSFKNAAKLKRHQRFSHLHAYTESLRESLESELT, from the exons ATGAAAATGAGTGGCTCGAACCCACCGGATTTTCAGAGATGCCGTCTTTGTGCCCTTCCAATTTCTTCTAATTCACTCATTTCTTTCGTCAATACTATCTACGAGCCCATGATCGTCAAACTAAAATCATTTGGA CTGCGTATCAAGAAAGACGATGGTTTACCGGAATGTATTTGTCATGGTTGCACCGGAATATTGACAACATTCATCGAAACTATGGAACTTTTCTTGGAGGCtgacaaaaaactaaaaaaaatactgGAAACTAGTAAACTGCct ataaatgaaaaccatatttttggtacaaaaacatCAATAGAAAGCAAAGATAATCAGCAAACGAAAAGATCAAAAAGAAAGTCCGGagaagatattaaatatttcgaaagcAAAAAGACCAAAAAAAGGGATCATCTCAACCTTTTAAGAAAAGTGCAAACTCCCATggtaaataattctaaaaatatgggTGGAAAAGAAACAGAGGACAAAAGTGAACAAGTAGTAAATTTGAAAAACGATTTGACCCATGACAATGAACCAAAAGAAAATAAGTCTAATTccgaattagaaataatacagaaacaagaaaaaaaacaaaatatggaaaCAAACAAGTGTGTAAATAATGTTTcagattttgaatttgtaaatgtTATTGGCAAACACGATCATGATTACAGTATGGACTTAAATTCGACTTATAAAACAGATGCAAAAGAGGATTCATATAATAAAGCTGAAATAGATATTTCACAGGAAAATGACTCtgaaacacaaataaaaaaaaattctcccaaACATATCAA GGTACTGACGTTGGATAAAGTGCGtttgaaaaagggaaaaaaagtCCATCCATCTACGACAACAAGTTCTCTTCCTCCAGTTTACACGAAACCATCAGATGACAAAGAGATTGATGTATTTACATGCTTGGAATGCAACCAGCTTTTCTGGAATAGGGAGAAAACTCTCGAACATATTTATAAAGAGCACGCACGAGGAGCGTTGACTTATAAAGCACGATATATGGTAAAGAGGATAAAGAATTCGAAAGCATATAATTCCCGGAAACAGATTGTGTGTATGCTTTGCTATTTCCTAGTCCCTGATTCTGATCCCAATGCCTACTTAGAGCATTTGACAGGGCATTATATGAGACTTTATAAATGTTTTCACTGCGAGCAAAACTTCTCGTCAAGGGAAGCTTTTGAAAAACACAAGAATGCTTATAAGAATCACATTATGATGTGCAAAATTTGCGACCAGACTATGCCGTTAGAGGTTTTTGCGGCTCATCAAAGGAGTCATTCTTGGTTTGCTCGTACTCAAGCAGTAAACGAGAAAAAGTTGTTAAAGGGTAAGGAAAGATCGAAAAGTTGTAGTCAAATAAGTGATGACAAATCAGGAAAAGGAGTGAAGCATATTGACAGACAAAATACTATTCAATCGGAAAAATCTGTGGAAACTGACTTGGAGGAGATAATTTGCGAGGGCGCAGTGAATATAAATGAAAGGAGATCTGAAGATAATGAAACTTTTAG caAAAGCGGCGAGCAACCTCTTGAGGCTGCAGATGAAGACAAAACTGATGATGAAGTCGAAGAAATGCcggaagaaaaattgaaattcaacatACAGAAGAAAGAGTTGTGTTTCTATAAATGTGCAAATTGTCTACGAATTTTCAAAGATCGAGGTGCTATCTTAAAACACATACAAAGAGTGCATCCCCAGACATGGGGAAATAAAAAGAGCCTTTTGGCAGCTAAAAAACTACAAAGTGCCAAGGAAGAAGCAGATGCAAATGAAATTTATATGTGTAGAATTTGTCCTATTGATTTCGACAGTGAAAGCAAGTTTTTCCAACATCTCGAAGTAAATCATCACTGCAAATTTTGCGCTAAAACctttttctacaaagaagaaatgaaaattcatctgcgcGCACACGAAAAGCCTTACAGATGTACTATTTGCGATGCAAGTTtctatgtagaaaaaaattacctAGATCATAAATTAACCCACACTTACAACTGTGAACTATGTAACGCTAGTTATCGCTCAATAGAGTCTCTAACGAATCACAAGAAAGTGTCACACACGAAAATCTCGTGCCCAATCTGCTCTTTGAGTTTAGACAGTCCCGAACTTTTAAGTAAACATGAAGGAACGCATAGGAAAAAGAATAGTCCTTGTCTATGTGAACTTTGTGGAAAAAGTTACACCAATGCGTCTAGATTTAATTACCACATGCAAACTCATGGTGCTGATActgaatttaattgtaaattttgtcCTATGAGTTTTAAAAACGCTGCGAAGTTAAAGAGACATCAGCGATTTTCTCATTTGCATGCGTATACCGAAAGTTTACGTGAAAGCTTAGAATCAGAGTTAACTTAA
- the LOC117172767 gene encoding zinc finger protein 84-like isoform X3 gives MELFLEADKKLKKILETSKLPINENHIFGTKTSIESKDNQQTKRSKRKSGEDIKYFESKKTKKRDHLNLLRKVQTPMVNNSKNMGGKETEDKSEQVVNLKNDLTHDNEPKENKSNSELEIIQKQEKKQNMETNKCVNNVSDFEFVNVIGKHDHDYSMDLNSTYKTDAKEDSYNKAEIDISQENDSETQIKKNSPKHIKVLTLDKVRLKKGKKVHPSTTTSSLPPVYTKPSDDKEIDVFTCLECNQLFWNREKTLEHIYKEHARGALTYKARYMVKRIKNSKAYNSRKQIVCMLCYFLVPDSDPNAYLEHLTGHYMRLYKCFHCEQNFSSREAFEKHKNAYKNHIMMCKICDQTMPLEVFAAHQRSHSWFARTQAVNEKKLLKGKERSKSCSQISDDKSGKGVKHIDRQNTIQSEKSVETDLEEIICEGAVNINERRSEDNETFSKSGEQPLEAADEDKTDDEVEEMPEEKLKFNIQKKELCFYKCANCLRIFKDRGAILKHIQRVHPQTWGNKKSLLAAKKLQSAKEEADANEIYMCRICPIDFDSESKFFQHLEVNHHCKFCAKTFFYKEEMKIHLRAHEKPYRCTICDASFYVEKNYLDHKLTHTYNCELCNASYRSIESLTNHKKVSHTKISCPICSLSLDSPELLSKHEGTHRKKNSPCLCELCGKSYTNASRFNYHMQTHGADTEFNCKFCPMSFKNAAKLKRHQRFSHLHAYTESLRESLESELT, from the exons ATGGAACTTTTCTTGGAGGCtgacaaaaaactaaaaaaaatactgGAAACTAGTAAACTGCct ataaatgaaaaccatatttttggtacaaaaacatCAATAGAAAGCAAAGATAATCAGCAAACGAAAAGATCAAAAAGAAAGTCCGGagaagatattaaatatttcgaaagcAAAAAGACCAAAAAAAGGGATCATCTCAACCTTTTAAGAAAAGTGCAAACTCCCATggtaaataattctaaaaatatgggTGGAAAAGAAACAGAGGACAAAAGTGAACAAGTAGTAAATTTGAAAAACGATTTGACCCATGACAATGAACCAAAAGAAAATAAGTCTAATTccgaattagaaataatacagaaacaagaaaaaaaacaaaatatggaaaCAAACAAGTGTGTAAATAATGTTTcagattttgaatttgtaaatgtTATTGGCAAACACGATCATGATTACAGTATGGACTTAAATTCGACTTATAAAACAGATGCAAAAGAGGATTCATATAATAAAGCTGAAATAGATATTTCACAGGAAAATGACTCtgaaacacaaataaaaaaaaattctcccaaACATATCAA GGTACTGACGTTGGATAAAGTGCGtttgaaaaagggaaaaaaagtCCATCCATCTACGACAACAAGTTCTCTTCCTCCAGTTTACACGAAACCATCAGATGACAAAGAGATTGATGTATTTACATGCTTGGAATGCAACCAGCTTTTCTGGAATAGGGAGAAAACTCTCGAACATATTTATAAAGAGCACGCACGAGGAGCGTTGACTTATAAAGCACGATATATGGTAAAGAGGATAAAGAATTCGAAAGCATATAATTCCCGGAAACAGATTGTGTGTATGCTTTGCTATTTCCTAGTCCCTGATTCTGATCCCAATGCCTACTTAGAGCATTTGACAGGGCATTATATGAGACTTTATAAATGTTTTCACTGCGAGCAAAACTTCTCGTCAAGGGAAGCTTTTGAAAAACACAAGAATGCTTATAAGAATCACATTATGATGTGCAAAATTTGCGACCAGACTATGCCGTTAGAGGTTTTTGCGGCTCATCAAAGGAGTCATTCTTGGTTTGCTCGTACTCAAGCAGTAAACGAGAAAAAGTTGTTAAAGGGTAAGGAAAGATCGAAAAGTTGTAGTCAAATAAGTGATGACAAATCAGGAAAAGGAGTGAAGCATATTGACAGACAAAATACTATTCAATCGGAAAAATCTGTGGAAACTGACTTGGAGGAGATAATTTGCGAGGGCGCAGTGAATATAAATGAAAGGAGATCTGAAGATAATGAAACTTTTAG caAAAGCGGCGAGCAACCTCTTGAGGCTGCAGATGAAGACAAAACTGATGATGAAGTCGAAGAAATGCcggaagaaaaattgaaattcaacatACAGAAGAAAGAGTTGTGTTTCTATAAATGTGCAAATTGTCTACGAATTTTCAAAGATCGAGGTGCTATCTTAAAACACATACAAAGAGTGCATCCCCAGACATGGGGAAATAAAAAGAGCCTTTTGGCAGCTAAAAAACTACAAAGTGCCAAGGAAGAAGCAGATGCAAATGAAATTTATATGTGTAGAATTTGTCCTATTGATTTCGACAGTGAAAGCAAGTTTTTCCAACATCTCGAAGTAAATCATCACTGCAAATTTTGCGCTAAAACctttttctacaaagaagaaatgaaaattcatctgcgcGCACACGAAAAGCCTTACAGATGTACTATTTGCGATGCAAGTTtctatgtagaaaaaaattacctAGATCATAAATTAACCCACACTTACAACTGTGAACTATGTAACGCTAGTTATCGCTCAATAGAGTCTCTAACGAATCACAAGAAAGTGTCACACACGAAAATCTCGTGCCCAATCTGCTCTTTGAGTTTAGACAGTCCCGAACTTTTAAGTAAACATGAAGGAACGCATAGGAAAAAGAATAGTCCTTGTCTATGTGAACTTTGTGGAAAAAGTTACACCAATGCGTCTAGATTTAATTACCACATGCAAACTCATGGTGCTGATActgaatttaattgtaaattttgtcCTATGAGTTTTAAAAACGCTGCGAAGTTAAAGAGACATCAGCGATTTTCTCATTTGCATGCGTATACCGAAAGTTTACGTGAAAGCTTAGAATCAGAGTTAACTTAA
- the LOC117172767 gene encoding zinc finger protein 84-like isoform X1, translating into MKNIHGYNKSGKKKFLKMKMSGSNPPDFQRCRLCALPISSNSLISFVNTIYEPMIVKLKSFGLRIKKDDGLPECICHGCTGILTTFIETMELFLEADKKLKKILETSKLPINENHIFGTKTSIESKDNQQTKRSKRKSGEDIKYFESKKTKKRDHLNLLRKVQTPMVNNSKNMGGKETEDKSEQVVNLKNDLTHDNEPKENKSNSELEIIQKQEKKQNMETNKCVNNVSDFEFVNVIGKHDHDYSMDLNSTYKTDAKEDSYNKAEIDISQENDSETQIKKNSPKHIKVLTLDKVRLKKGKKVHPSTTTSSLPPVYTKPSDDKEIDVFTCLECNQLFWNREKTLEHIYKEHARGALTYKARYMVKRIKNSKAYNSRKQIVCMLCYFLVPDSDPNAYLEHLTGHYMRLYKCFHCEQNFSSREAFEKHKNAYKNHIMMCKICDQTMPLEVFAAHQRSHSWFARTQAVNEKKLLKGKERSKSCSQISDDKSGKGVKHIDRQNTIQSEKSVETDLEEIICEGAVNINERRSEDNETFSKSGEQPLEAADEDKTDDEVEEMPEEKLKFNIQKKELCFYKCANCLRIFKDRGAILKHIQRVHPQTWGNKKSLLAAKKLQSAKEEADANEIYMCRICPIDFDSESKFFQHLEVNHHCKFCAKTFFYKEEMKIHLRAHEKPYRCTICDASFYVEKNYLDHKLTHTYNCELCNASYRSIESLTNHKKVSHTKISCPICSLSLDSPELLSKHEGTHRKKNSPCLCELCGKSYTNASRFNYHMQTHGADTEFNCKFCPMSFKNAAKLKRHQRFSHLHAYTESLRESLESELT; encoded by the exons ATGAAGAATATTCACGGATACAATAAATCAG gtaaaaagaaatttctgaagATGAAAATGAGTGGCTCGAACCCACCGGATTTTCAGAGATGCCGTCTTTGTGCCCTTCCAATTTCTTCTAATTCACTCATTTCTTTCGTCAATACTATCTACGAGCCCATGATCGTCAAACTAAAATCATTTGGA CTGCGTATCAAGAAAGACGATGGTTTACCGGAATGTATTTGTCATGGTTGCACCGGAATATTGACAACATTCATCGAAACTATGGAACTTTTCTTGGAGGCtgacaaaaaactaaaaaaaatactgGAAACTAGTAAACTGCct ataaatgaaaaccatatttttggtacaaaaacatCAATAGAAAGCAAAGATAATCAGCAAACGAAAAGATCAAAAAGAAAGTCCGGagaagatattaaatatttcgaaagcAAAAAGACCAAAAAAAGGGATCATCTCAACCTTTTAAGAAAAGTGCAAACTCCCATggtaaataattctaaaaatatgggTGGAAAAGAAACAGAGGACAAAAGTGAACAAGTAGTAAATTTGAAAAACGATTTGACCCATGACAATGAACCAAAAGAAAATAAGTCTAATTccgaattagaaataatacagaaacaagaaaaaaaacaaaatatggaaaCAAACAAGTGTGTAAATAATGTTTcagattttgaatttgtaaatgtTATTGGCAAACACGATCATGATTACAGTATGGACTTAAATTCGACTTATAAAACAGATGCAAAAGAGGATTCATATAATAAAGCTGAAATAGATATTTCACAGGAAAATGACTCtgaaacacaaataaaaaaaaattctcccaaACATATCAA GGTACTGACGTTGGATAAAGTGCGtttgaaaaagggaaaaaaagtCCATCCATCTACGACAACAAGTTCTCTTCCTCCAGTTTACACGAAACCATCAGATGACAAAGAGATTGATGTATTTACATGCTTGGAATGCAACCAGCTTTTCTGGAATAGGGAGAAAACTCTCGAACATATTTATAAAGAGCACGCACGAGGAGCGTTGACTTATAAAGCACGATATATGGTAAAGAGGATAAAGAATTCGAAAGCATATAATTCCCGGAAACAGATTGTGTGTATGCTTTGCTATTTCCTAGTCCCTGATTCTGATCCCAATGCCTACTTAGAGCATTTGACAGGGCATTATATGAGACTTTATAAATGTTTTCACTGCGAGCAAAACTTCTCGTCAAGGGAAGCTTTTGAAAAACACAAGAATGCTTATAAGAATCACATTATGATGTGCAAAATTTGCGACCAGACTATGCCGTTAGAGGTTTTTGCGGCTCATCAAAGGAGTCATTCTTGGTTTGCTCGTACTCAAGCAGTAAACGAGAAAAAGTTGTTAAAGGGTAAGGAAAGATCGAAAAGTTGTAGTCAAATAAGTGATGACAAATCAGGAAAAGGAGTGAAGCATATTGACAGACAAAATACTATTCAATCGGAAAAATCTGTGGAAACTGACTTGGAGGAGATAATTTGCGAGGGCGCAGTGAATATAAATGAAAGGAGATCTGAAGATAATGAAACTTTTAG caAAAGCGGCGAGCAACCTCTTGAGGCTGCAGATGAAGACAAAACTGATGATGAAGTCGAAGAAATGCcggaagaaaaattgaaattcaacatACAGAAGAAAGAGTTGTGTTTCTATAAATGTGCAAATTGTCTACGAATTTTCAAAGATCGAGGTGCTATCTTAAAACACATACAAAGAGTGCATCCCCAGACATGGGGAAATAAAAAGAGCCTTTTGGCAGCTAAAAAACTACAAAGTGCCAAGGAAGAAGCAGATGCAAATGAAATTTATATGTGTAGAATTTGTCCTATTGATTTCGACAGTGAAAGCAAGTTTTTCCAACATCTCGAAGTAAATCATCACTGCAAATTTTGCGCTAAAACctttttctacaaagaagaaatgaaaattcatctgcgcGCACACGAAAAGCCTTACAGATGTACTATTTGCGATGCAAGTTtctatgtagaaaaaaattacctAGATCATAAATTAACCCACACTTACAACTGTGAACTATGTAACGCTAGTTATCGCTCAATAGAGTCTCTAACGAATCACAAGAAAGTGTCACACACGAAAATCTCGTGCCCAATCTGCTCTTTGAGTTTAGACAGTCCCGAACTTTTAAGTAAACATGAAGGAACGCATAGGAAAAAGAATAGTCCTTGTCTATGTGAACTTTGTGGAAAAAGTTACACCAATGCGTCTAGATTTAATTACCACATGCAAACTCATGGTGCTGATActgaatttaattgtaaattttgtcCTATGAGTTTTAAAAACGCTGCGAAGTTAAAGAGACATCAGCGATTTTCTCATTTGCATGCGTATACCGAAAGTTTACGTGAAAGCTTAGAATCAGAGTTAACTTAA